The following proteins are co-located in the Paraburkholderia phytofirmans PsJN genome:
- a CDS encoding ureidoglycolate lyase: MPQKIDYLNPALPAGLRRVSMPVVDATPATLDGFGRLVTDPSECPIEIVQWPAAGSRPIDPGTGDEAGTTEGTFVSEWRGDILYGRNEAVGGHYVLAYATEPEAARDDNVRKPERMLLWHANYHPDGGQLFFPLDHRPFYVPLALPGDDIAPEKFVCFRFDGKQGLYIHPNIWHEGVFTLEGTQRFFDKQGAVHARVSVDFAREFGCLLEAPIDL; encoded by the coding sequence ATGCCCCAAAAGATCGACTACCTCAACCCCGCCCTGCCAGCCGGCCTGCGGCGCGTATCGATGCCCGTGGTCGACGCGACACCGGCAACGCTCGACGGATTTGGCCGGCTCGTGACGGACCCGAGCGAGTGCCCGATCGAGATCGTGCAGTGGCCGGCGGCGGGCTCGCGGCCCATCGACCCGGGAACCGGCGATGAGGCCGGCACCACCGAAGGCACGTTCGTGAGCGAATGGCGCGGGGACATTCTCTATGGCCGCAACGAGGCGGTGGGCGGTCACTACGTTCTTGCGTACGCAACCGAGCCTGAAGCCGCCCGCGACGACAACGTCCGCAAACCGGAACGGATGCTGCTGTGGCACGCGAACTATCACCCGGACGGCGGCCAACTGTTCTTTCCGCTCGACCATCGCCCGTTCTACGTTCCCCTGGCCTTGCCCGGCGACGACATCGCACCGGAGAAGTTCGTGTGCTTCCGCTTCGACGGAAAGCAAGGGCTCTACATTCATCCGAACATCTGGCACGAAGGGGTGTTTACTCTCGAAGGGACGCAGCGGTTCTTCGACAAGCAGGGCGCGGTCCACGCGCGGGTCTCTGTCGACTTTGCCCGTGAGTTCGGCTGTCTTCTCGAAGCGCCGATCGATCTGTAG
- a CDS encoding TetR/AcrR family transcriptional regulator, whose protein sequence is MDPSTTHQRLTDRKRVAIVDAAIEEFLAAGYDATSMDRIAARANVSKRTVYNHFPSKEALFAAILHQLWDASQSSDAPAYSAEQPLRAQLLDLLGRKLRLLNDESFLALARVAIAAGIHSAERARDMVARLGEREEDLTVWIRAAAADGRLKTDDPLFAALQLQALVKAFAFWPQVTMGQAPLSEREQKQVAESAADMFLARYA, encoded by the coding sequence ATGGATCCAAGCACCACTCACCAACGCCTGACCGACCGCAAGCGCGTCGCCATCGTCGACGCCGCGATCGAGGAATTCCTCGCGGCCGGTTACGACGCGACCAGCATGGACCGTATCGCCGCCCGCGCGAACGTCTCGAAACGTACGGTCTACAACCATTTCCCAAGCAAGGAAGCGCTGTTCGCGGCGATCCTCCATCAGTTGTGGGACGCGAGCCAGAGTAGCGACGCGCCCGCGTACAGCGCCGAGCAGCCATTGCGCGCGCAGTTGCTCGACCTGTTGGGCCGCAAGCTGCGACTGCTGAACGACGAGTCTTTCCTGGCGCTGGCACGCGTGGCGATCGCGGCGGGCATCCATTCGGCGGAGCGAGCGCGAGACATGGTCGCCCGACTCGGCGAACGCGAGGAAGACCTGACCGTGTGGATCCGGGCGGCCGCCGCCGACGGCCGTCTCAAGACCGACGATCCGCTGTTCGCGGCGCTGCAGCTGCAGGCGCTGGTGAAGGCCTTCGCCTTCTGGCCGCAGGTGACGATGGGCCAGGCGCCGCTTAGCGAACGCGAGCAAAAGCAGGTCGCTGAATCGGCCGCTGACATGTTCCTCGCACGCTATGCATGA
- a CDS encoding MBL fold metallo-hydrolase has product MTSLPALVSRVLGLTAARRGRALSSTSPQHDGERFRNVKPRPTEGLRKTLGIVWNVLLNKPSGTVPAEALPVDALTRAQLDAAPDRSLYRLGHSTMLLKLRGQFWLTDPVFAERASPFRHLGPKRFHAPPIALADLPPLRGVILSHDHYDHLDRETVLALAETTGVFLTPLGVGDRLIEWGIDAAKVRQFDWWQGAEVDGVQFTAAPAQHFSGRSLFDGNSTLWASWAIVDDDLRVFFSGDTGYFDGFRTIGERLGPFDVTLVETGAYDAQWPYVHMQPEETVQTHIDLRGRWLVPIHNGTFDLAMHQWQEPFERVMALALARGVALSTPRMGERLDLGAPHRGERWWRHVGESAAAPKAAWRLCGARNAGDAESSSSSS; this is encoded by the coding sequence ATGACGTCGCTTCCCGCTCTTGTGAGCCGCGTGCTCGGCTTGACCGCCGCGCGTCGCGGTCGCGCGTTGTCCAGCACCTCGCCGCAGCATGACGGCGAACGCTTTCGCAACGTCAAGCCGCGTCCCACTGAAGGCCTGCGCAAGACGCTCGGCATTGTGTGGAACGTGTTGCTCAACAAGCCGAGCGGCACCGTGCCGGCCGAGGCTTTGCCCGTCGACGCGCTGACGCGCGCGCAGCTCGATGCGGCGCCCGACCGCAGCCTCTACCGGCTCGGCCATTCGACGATGCTGCTAAAGCTGCGCGGCCAGTTCTGGCTGACCGATCCGGTGTTCGCCGAACGAGCCTCGCCGTTCCGGCATCTCGGCCCGAAGCGTTTCCATGCGCCGCCGATCGCGCTCGCCGATTTGCCGCCGTTGCGCGGCGTGATCCTGTCGCACGATCACTACGACCACCTGGACCGTGAAACGGTGCTCGCGCTCGCCGAGACGACCGGCGTGTTTCTGACGCCGCTCGGCGTCGGCGACCGGTTGATCGAATGGGGCATCGATGCCGCGAAGGTGCGGCAGTTCGACTGGTGGCAGGGCGCCGAGGTAGACGGCGTGCAATTCACCGCTGCGCCCGCGCAGCACTTTTCCGGCCGCAGCCTGTTCGACGGCAACAGCACGTTATGGGCGTCGTGGGCGATCGTCGACGATGATCTGCGCGTGTTCTTCAGCGGCGACACGGGCTATTTCGATGGTTTCAGGACGATCGGCGAGCGGCTCGGGCCGTTCGACGTCACGCTGGTCGAGACGGGTGCCTACGACGCGCAGTGGCCCTACGTTCACATGCAGCCCGAAGAAACCGTGCAGACGCACATCGATCTGCGCGGCCGTTGGCTCGTGCCGATTCACAACGGCACCTTCGACCTCGCCATGCACCAGTGGCAGGAGCCGTTCGAAAGGGTGATGGCACTCGCCCTCGCGCGCGGTGTCGCGTTATCTACGCCACGCATGGGCGAACGGCTGGATCTGGGCGCGCCGCATCGCGGCGAACGCTGGTGGCGCCATGTCGGCGAGAGCGCTGCTGCACCCAAGGCCGCATGGCGCCTGTGCGGCGCGCGCAATGCCGGAGACGCGGAGTCTTCGTCATCCTCGTCGTGA